The following are encoded together in the Nocardioides thalensis genome:
- a CDS encoding wax ester/triacylglycerol synthase family O-acyltransferase: protein MVSAPHLLPGKPIDPSSAAFLLAENRNMPMHVGGLQLFTKPEGAGPDFVREMFESMRDTTEIAPLFLKHPYRSARTAGQLVWRPDENFDAEHHVRHSALPQPGRVRELLDLCGRLHSTRLAWERPLWESHIIEGLADGRVAMYTKIHHGLVDGVSAMRLLQKVLTTDPDRRGMGAPWSAEAARKPRRKKEDGPTIVDAVTGAVEAAAGAAGAVSEAAGSAAGAAAEAAAGAARSLPDIPADALRTALSISADAAGMPGALVRTLRRGIKNETSSVSLYAPRTIFNQKITGSRRFAAQDWPVDRLRGIGKATGTTINDVVLAMTSGAIRSYLDEMDALPDTSLVAMVPVGLKAKESHVASADGGNAVGSVMVRMATDKDDPADRLKTIHRSMLDGKEALSTMTPAQIIAMSAVGLAPAIVAPVLRMQGIVKPPFNLIISNVPGPRTTHYWNGARLEGNYPLSIPINGMALNITCTSYDGKMAFGLTGCRRTVPHLQRLLTHLDTELTSLEKAAGVS from the coding sequence GTGGTCTCCGCTCCTCACCTCCTCCCCGGCAAGCCGATCGACCCGAGCTCGGCGGCGTTCCTGCTGGCCGAGAACCGCAACATGCCGATGCACGTCGGCGGGCTCCAGCTCTTCACCAAGCCCGAGGGAGCGGGGCCCGACTTCGTGCGCGAGATGTTCGAGTCGATGCGCGACACCACCGAGATCGCGCCGCTCTTCCTGAAGCACCCCTACCGCTCGGCGCGCACCGCCGGCCAGCTGGTCTGGCGCCCCGACGAGAACTTCGACGCCGAGCACCACGTCCGCCACAGCGCCCTCCCCCAGCCCGGCCGGGTCCGCGAGCTGCTGGACCTCTGCGGCCGCCTCCACTCCACCCGGCTGGCGTGGGAGCGCCCGCTCTGGGAGTCCCACATCATCGAGGGCCTCGCCGACGGCCGCGTCGCGATGTACACCAAGATCCACCACGGCCTGGTCGACGGCGTCTCCGCGATGCGCCTGCTCCAGAAGGTGCTCACCACCGACCCCGACCGCCGCGGCATGGGCGCCCCCTGGTCCGCGGAGGCCGCGCGCAAGCCCCGCCGGAAGAAGGAGGACGGCCCGACCATCGTCGACGCTGTCACCGGCGCCGTCGAGGCCGCCGCCGGCGCGGCGGGCGCGGTGAGCGAGGCCGCAGGCTCAGCCGCGGGGGCAGCCGCGGAGGCAGCGGCCGGAGCCGCTCGCAGCCTCCCCGACATCCCCGCCGACGCCCTTCGCACGGCGCTCTCGATCAGCGCCGACGCCGCCGGCATGCCCGGCGCCCTGGTGCGCACGCTGCGCCGCGGCATCAAGAACGAGACGTCGTCGGTGTCGCTCTACGCGCCGCGCACGATCTTCAACCAGAAGATCACCGGCTCCCGCCGTTTCGCCGCCCAGGACTGGCCGGTCGACCGGCTCCGCGGCATCGGCAAGGCGACGGGCACGACGATCAACGACGTGGTGCTCGCCATGACGAGCGGCGCGATCCGCTCCTACCTCGACGAGATGGACGCGCTCCCCGACACCTCGCTCGTCGCGATGGTGCCGGTCGGTCTCAAGGCCAAGGAGTCCCATGTCGCCTCGGCCGACGGCGGCAACGCGGTCGGCTCGGTGATGGTGCGGATGGCGACCGACAAGGACGACCCCGCCGACCGCCTCAAGACCATCCACCGCTCGATGCTCGACGGCAAGGAGGCCCTCTCCACGATGACGCCGGCGCAGATCATCGCCATGAGCGCCGTCGGCCTCGCCCCCGCGATCGTCGCCCCCGTCCTCCGCATGCAGGGCATCGTGAAGCCCCCGTTCAACCTGATCATCAGCAACGTCCCCGGCCCCCGCACCACCCACTACTGGAACGGCGCCCGCCTCGAGGGCAACTACCCCCTCTCGATCCCCATCAACGGCATGGCCCTCAACATCACCTGCACCTCCTACGACGGCAAGATGGCCTTCGGCCTCACCGGCTGCCGCCGTACCGTCCCCCACCTCCAGCGCCTCCTCACCCACCTCGACACCGAGCTCACCTCGCTCGAGAAGGCCGCCGGGGTCTCGTGA
- a CDS encoding DNA polymerase IV: protein MDGPGGWVLHVDLDQFIAAVEVRRRPELAGRPVIVGGRGDPTERGVVATASYEAREKGVGSGMPLRIAVRKCPDAVFLPVDKDAYDAASAEVMGVVRGLVWGGAPVVVEVLGWDEAFVAAAPEADAGELGDPALFAEEIREAVREATGLTSAVGIGDNKLQAKLATGFAKRKVSGAAAPERTPESHVATTGQGVYRIGHDTWFAEMGERPTSALWGIGKKTAERLAGLGIATVDDLARSDVEMLAAAIGPTTGPWLRRLGRGVDTSPVDATPYVARGHGREETFQADLTDWADVEAETRRIALRVVEDVRAEGRLVTRVGLKIRFRPFLTFTRIHKLPEPTLDPDTLAREAVALLDRVDKDRPVRLLGVRLEMVDPTSDN, encoded by the coding sequence ATGGATGGTCCCGGCGGCTGGGTGCTGCACGTCGACCTCGACCAGTTCATCGCCGCGGTCGAGGTACGGCGGCGGCCCGAGCTCGCCGGGCGCCCGGTCATCGTGGGCGGACGGGGCGACCCCACCGAGCGCGGGGTGGTCGCCACCGCGTCCTACGAGGCCCGCGAGAAGGGCGTCGGCTCGGGGATGCCGCTGCGGATCGCGGTCCGCAAGTGTCCCGACGCCGTCTTCCTCCCCGTCGACAAGGACGCCTACGACGCCGCGTCGGCCGAGGTGATGGGTGTGGTCCGGGGACTGGTCTGGGGTGGCGCGCCCGTCGTCGTCGAGGTGCTCGGCTGGGACGAGGCGTTCGTCGCGGCCGCGCCCGAGGCCGACGCGGGCGAGCTGGGCGACCCGGCGCTGTTCGCCGAGGAGATCCGCGAGGCCGTTCGCGAGGCGACGGGGCTCACCTCGGCGGTGGGCATCGGCGACAACAAGCTCCAGGCCAAGCTCGCGACCGGCTTCGCCAAGCGCAAGGTGAGCGGCGCGGCGGCGCCGGAGCGCACCCCGGAGTCGCACGTGGCGACCACCGGGCAGGGCGTCTACCGGATCGGCCACGACACGTGGTTCGCCGAGATGGGCGAGCGCCCGACCTCGGCGCTGTGGGGCATCGGCAAGAAGACCGCCGAGCGACTCGCCGGGCTCGGCATCGCCACCGTCGACGACCTGGCCCGCTCCGACGTGGAGATGCTCGCTGCGGCGATCGGACCGACGACCGGTCCGTGGCTGCGACGGCTGGGCCGGGGTGTCGACACCAGCCCGGTCGATGCCACCCCCTACGTCGCGCGCGGGCACGGCCGCGAGGAGACGTTCCAGGCCGACCTCACCGACTGGGCCGACGTCGAGGCCGAGACCCGGCGGATCGCGCTGCGCGTGGTGGAGGACGTGCGGGCCGAGGGCCGCCTGGTGACCAGGGTCGGGCTGAAGATCAGGTTCCGCCCGTTCCTCACGTTCACCCGCATCCACAAGCTGCCCGAGCCCACGCTCGACCCGGACACGCTGGCGCGCGAGGCCGTCGCGCTGCTCGACCGGGTCGACAAGGACCGGCCGGTCCGGCTGCTCGGCGTACGCCTGGAGATGGTCGACCCCACCTCCGACAACTAG
- a CDS encoding glutamate--cysteine ligase, with protein MRIDFHGSPRPTLGVEWEFALVDRRTRDLRNDAEHLFARAKARMPDPSRLHKELLRNTVEVVTGVCDTVGDAMDDLRTALRYVTPACDELDLDLYGGGTHPFAKWDVQQLTEGHRYAELINRTQWWGRQMLIWGVHVHVGMPEKARVMPVLSALLTYYPHLQALSASSPIWAGVDTGYASNRALMFQQLPTAGLPFQFQTWEEYESFAHDQLTTGVIDELSEIRWDVRPAVKHGTLENRVCDGVSTFAEMGALVALMHCLVIWLDERAAAGETLPTMPPWHVQENKWRAARYGVDAIVILDAASNERLVTDDLADLVPQLMPVAERLGCPEELASVLTIAERGASYQRQRAVAERTNGDLVAVVDSVVRELRADLG; from the coding sequence GTGCGGATCGACTTCCACGGGTCACCACGGCCGACGCTCGGGGTGGAGTGGGAGTTCGCGCTGGTCGACCGGCGCACCCGCGACCTGCGCAACGACGCCGAGCACCTCTTCGCCCGCGCCAAGGCGCGGATGCCCGACCCCTCGCGCCTGCACAAGGAGCTGCTGCGCAACACGGTCGAGGTCGTGACCGGCGTCTGCGACACCGTGGGCGACGCGATGGACGACCTCCGTACGGCGCTGCGCTATGTCACCCCGGCGTGCGACGAGCTCGACCTCGACCTGTACGGCGGCGGCACCCACCCGTTCGCGAAGTGGGACGTCCAGCAGCTCACCGAGGGGCACCGCTACGCGGAGCTGATCAACCGCACCCAGTGGTGGGGCCGCCAGATGCTGATCTGGGGCGTCCACGTGCACGTCGGGATGCCCGAGAAGGCGCGGGTGATGCCGGTGCTCTCGGCGCTGCTCACCTACTACCCGCACCTCCAGGCGCTGTCGGCCTCCTCGCCGATCTGGGCGGGCGTCGACACCGGCTACGCCTCCAACCGGGCGCTGATGTTCCAGCAGCTGCCGACCGCCGGGCTCCCGTTCCAGTTCCAGACCTGGGAGGAGTACGAGTCGTTCGCCCACGACCAGCTCACCACCGGCGTGATCGACGAGCTCTCCGAGATCCGCTGGGACGTCCGGCCCGCGGTCAAGCACGGCACCCTCGAGAACCGCGTGTGCGACGGCGTCTCCACCTTCGCCGAGATGGGCGCACTGGTCGCGCTGATGCACTGCCTCGTCATCTGGCTCGACGAGCGGGCGGCCGCCGGCGAGACGCTGCCGACCATGCCGCCCTGGCACGTGCAGGAGAACAAGTGGCGGGCCGCCCGCTACGGCGTCGACGCCATCGTCATCCTCGACGCCGCGTCCAACGAGCGGCTCGTCACCGACGACCTCGCCGACCTCGTCCCGCAGCTGATGCCCGTCGCCGAGCGGCTCGGCTGCCCCGAGGAGCTCGCGTCCGTGCTCACGATCGCCGAGCGCGGCGCGTCGTACCAGCGCCAGCGCGCGGTCGCCGAGCGCACGAACGGCGACCTGGTCGCGGTGGTCGACTCCGTGGTCCGGGAGCTGCGCGCCGACCTGGGCTAG
- a CDS encoding FUSC family protein, whose protein sequence is MEAPLDRMWERSRLSVRQRVERWRSKLFAVVQCAVAAGVAWWVAADLLDHDTPFFAPIAAVVCLGTSYGQRMRRVVEVTLGVAIGVLVADALVVWLGQGAWQLSLIVALAMSTALLLDAGVLFVTQAAVQSIIVATLLPGPGAAFTRWTDALIGGAVALVAAAIVPAAPLRRPREQAAAVARKIAELLRAASHVMLDGDTDVALDLLADARATDRMIRELQGAASEGMSVVTSSPFRARHREPLRRMAELVDPLDRSLRSTRVLVRQTAVAAYRRREVPTAYADLAADLALAVEGIADELAANRQPVAARDHVLEVGQATGLVERSSELQGDAILAQLRSIVVDLLLVTGMGQLEATDALPPPR, encoded by the coding sequence GTGGAGGCGCCGCTCGACCGGATGTGGGAGCGGAGCAGGCTGTCGGTCCGCCAGCGGGTGGAGCGGTGGCGCAGCAAGCTGTTCGCCGTCGTGCAGTGCGCCGTGGCCGCAGGCGTGGCCTGGTGGGTCGCCGCCGACCTGCTCGACCACGACACCCCGTTCTTCGCGCCGATCGCGGCCGTGGTGTGCCTCGGCACGTCGTACGGCCAGCGGATGCGGCGGGTCGTCGAGGTCACCCTGGGCGTCGCGATCGGGGTGCTCGTCGCCGACGCGCTGGTCGTCTGGCTCGGTCAGGGCGCGTGGCAGCTGTCCCTGATCGTGGCGCTCGCGATGTCAACCGCCCTGCTGCTCGACGCCGGGGTGCTGTTCGTGACCCAGGCGGCAGTGCAGTCGATCATCGTCGCCACCCTGCTCCCGGGGCCGGGCGCTGCCTTCACCCGCTGGACCGACGCGCTGATCGGCGGCGCGGTCGCCCTCGTGGCCGCGGCGATCGTGCCGGCGGCCCCGCTGCGGCGGCCGCGTGAGCAGGCCGCCGCGGTGGCCCGCAAGATCGCCGAGCTGCTGCGCGCCGCCAGCCACGTGATGCTCGACGGCGACACCGACGTCGCCCTGGACCTGCTCGCCGACGCGCGGGCGACCGACCGGATGATCCGCGAGCTCCAGGGCGCCGCGTCGGAGGGGATGTCGGTCGTGACGTCGTCACCGTTCCGGGCCCGGCACCGTGAGCCGCTGCGCCGGATGGCCGAGCTGGTCGACCCGCTCGACCGATCCTTGCGCAGCACCCGCGTGCTGGTGCGGCAGACGGCTGTCGCGGCGTACCGCCGCCGCGAAGTGCCGACGGCGTACGCCGACCTCGCCGCCGACCTGGCGCTCGCCGTGGAGGGCATCGCCGACGAGCTCGCGGCCAACCGCCAGCCGGTCGCCGCGCGCGACCACGTGCTCGAGGTCGGTCAGGCCACCGGCCTCGTCGAGCGCTCCTCGGAGCTCCAGGGCGACGCGATCCTGGCCCAGCTGCGCTCGATCGTCGTCGACCTGCTGCTGGTGACCGGGATGGGCCAGCTCGAGGCGACCGACGCGCTGCCTCCTCCCCGGTAG
- a CDS encoding ferredoxin reductase codes for MASTIPWERVRRSASKLTTPLHPDDYLRLLNPLWSARELRGRIEQVIPETEDAATLVIRPGWGWRYDHRPGQYVGIGVQVEGRFQWRSYSVSSPPKRSRGTIAITVRAMPEGLLSSHLVNGVEPGTIVRLALPEGDFVLPDPPPQRMLFLVGGSGVTPVMAMLRTLDRRGTMPDVVMHYSSPTEERMIFRDELDHLEAKHERLTIHRLHTDIDGMLDLAAPDGLDRVCPDWRERETYACGPAPMLDAITDHYEQQGLEEHLHLERFSLELGGEGGEGGTITFRTSGKSIDADGATTVLEAGEQAGVGMPYGCRMGICHTCTLTLVEGKVRDLRNGDEYDGTNEPVQTCVTAAVGDCTLDI; via the coding sequence ATGGCTAGCACGATCCCGTGGGAACGGGTGCGGCGGTCCGCCTCCAAGCTCACCACGCCGCTGCACCCCGACGACTACCTGCGCCTGCTCAACCCGCTGTGGAGCGCGCGCGAGCTGCGCGGGCGCATCGAGCAGGTGATCCCGGAGACCGAGGACGCCGCGACGCTGGTGATCCGGCCCGGCTGGGGCTGGCGCTACGACCACCGGCCGGGGCAGTACGTCGGCATCGGGGTGCAGGTCGAGGGCCGGTTCCAGTGGCGCTCCTACTCGGTCAGCTCACCGCCGAAGCGGAGCCGCGGCACGATCGCGATCACCGTGCGGGCGATGCCGGAGGGGCTGCTCTCCAGTCACCTCGTCAACGGCGTGGAGCCGGGCACGATCGTCCGGTTGGCCCTTCCGGAGGGCGACTTCGTCCTGCCTGACCCGCCGCCCCAGCGGATGCTGTTCCTCGTCGGAGGCAGCGGGGTCACGCCGGTCATGGCGATGCTGCGCACGCTCGACCGGCGCGGCACGATGCCCGACGTCGTCATGCACTACTCCTCGCCGACCGAGGAGCGGATGATCTTCCGCGACGAGCTCGACCACCTCGAGGCGAAGCACGAGCGGCTCACGATCCACCGGCTGCACACCGACATCGACGGGATGCTCGACCTCGCGGCGCCGGACGGTCTCGACCGGGTCTGCCCGGACTGGCGGGAGCGCGAGACCTACGCGTGCGGGCCCGCCCCGATGCTGGACGCGATCACCGATCACTACGAGCAGCAGGGGCTCGAGGAGCACCTGCACCTCGAGCGGTTCTCCCTCGAGCTCGGCGGCGAGGGGGGCGAGGGCGGCACGATCACGTTCCGCACCTCGGGCAAGTCGATCGACGCCGACGGCGCGACGACCGTGCTCGAGGCGGGGGAGCAGGCCGGCGTCGGCATGCCGTACGGCTGCCGGATGGGCATCTGCCACACCTGCACCCTCACGCTCGTCGAGGGCAAGGTGCGCGACCTGCGCAACGGCGACGAGTACGACGGCACCAACGAACCCGTACAGACCTGCGTGACCGCCGCCGTGGGCGACTGCACGCTCGACATCTGA